gtctgtaggtgtgagtgtgtgtgtaaatgtgtgagtgtgtgttgccctgtgaaggactggcgccccctccagggtgtattccccccttgcgcccaatgattccaggtaggctctggacccaccgcgaccctgaactggataagggttacggataatggatgaataattgagatatttataaaataatataaagtcAAGAGTATGCTTTGTCTCATTCTTttgtttaactgacaaaagcacaaagaaaagatgTCCACTGTTGTATTTAGTAAACAGAACCAAACAAGGTTAATGCCTGAAACAATGTTTGTAATCATTAATGAACAGATATATTTTAGTTATGACACactaaaatatttgaataatccTTGGGTAAAACAttaaacagcattaaaaataatagtgtACGGAATAATTGAAACAGAAAGCCAGGTTTATGTTAGTCTTAATAAACATTCCCGAACCtcagactgtagtctatctcTTGCTATGCACAATTGTTTTTGCCAAACTCACTGGACCTcataggaccaccacaaagcagttGTGATTTGACTGGTGACTCAttgtcagcactgcagtgatagtGACGAGGTGGtcgtatgttagtgtgtgttatgattgcacgagtggatcagacacagcagagcatCGGGAAATTTTAAAACCCTCACTggcactgctggactgagaatcaAAAATGACCACTGACTAAGAACTAGAAGCTGATCACAACAAACTCTGGAATAATAGAGAGATCTACTCTGACTTTacctctacaaggtggaccaacagtgTTCAAAAACTGGTATGGGGATATTAatgcacatggcatgggtgGCTTGCATATCTCTGAAGGCACTGTTAAAGGGACACTAGATAAGGTTTTGGTGTGTTGCTCTTGGGGCTAGAGCTcatgtaattcatatttacagctctgtactgaaatcagtgggtaTGGGTGAGGGCATAGGGGTGGTGAGGCCAGAGTAGTATAGAtagaggctttattctccctaatacagctcagtggagcatcacaatagttttgaagttttaattttaacataaaactactagtgggcggcacggtggcgcagcaggtaggtgtcgcagtcacacagctccagggacctggaggttgtgggttcgattcccactccgggtgaccgtctgtaaggagtgtgatgtgttctccctgtgtctgtgtgggtttcctccgggtgactgtctgtgaggactgtggtgtgttctccctgtgtctacgtgggtttcctccgggtgactgtctgtgaggagtgtggtgtgttctccctgtgtctacgtgggtttcctccgggtgactgtctgtgaggactgtggtgtgttctccctgtgtctacgtgggtttcctccgggtgactgtctgtgaggagtgtggtgtgttctccctgtgtctgtgtgggtttcctccgggtgactgtctgtgaggagtgtggtgtgttctccctgtgtctgtgtggcttcctccgggtgactgtctgtgaggagtgtggtgtgttctccctgtgtctgcgtgggttttctccgggtgactgtctgtgtggtgtgttctccctgtgtctacttgggtttcctcagggtgactgtctgtgaggagtgtggtgtgttctccctgtgtctgcgtgggtttcctccgggtgactgtctgtgaggagtgtggtgtgttcttcttgtgtccgcgtgggtttcctccgggtgactgtctgtgaggagtgtggtgtgttcttcttgtgtccgcgtgggtttcctccgggtgactgtctgtgtggagtgtggtgtgttctccctgtgtctgcgtgggtttcctctggttgctccggtttcctcccacagtccaaaaacatgtttgtaggtggattggtgactcaaaagtgtccgtaggtgtgagtgaaggtgtgagtaaatgtgtgtgtgtgtgtgtgtctgtgttgccctgtgaaggactggcgccccctccagggtgtattcccgccttgtgcccaatgattccaggtaggctctggacccaccgtgaccctgaactggataagggttacagataatgaataaatgaatggataaaaCTACTACCTAGCGTTGCTTCAATGCAAAACAATATATGTAGATTTGGTAGCAAAATACTGCCATTTTGACCTCGTTTTTTCAGAGAAGGCCTTGCTTATtttagcaagacaatgccattccacattctgcatggttTACTACAGCATTGCTCTTTTCGTTTAAAAGAAGTGACAAACTAGATAAGACCCATTGAACACATTTGGAGtgttgtgaaataaaacaaacaaaaaaaaccctttaaaatactttaaaaacaatgttgtgtttcagttaaatatagggtttaaatgatttgcacatcttTGCATTTATACTTTTTCCAATTCAGGCTTCAGTGCACCTTAGTTATAACTTGGGTTCATGTCTCAGCTAACATCAAGACCATTATGAGAACCTGATCAACCCCTTTAGAACTTCCTTCTTTCACTGTGGGGTAGGGACTTCCTCTCTGCAGTTGCTTAAATGTCAAATATAATTTGAATTATGTCCAATAACTTGACTTCTAATATGCATCTCACATTCACAGGTGTTGAAACTGGAGCAAATTTCACATAtgaagttttttttctgttctacaCTAAAGTATCAGTAAAACAGGTGTCTCATGGTATCTTTTAATCAGAAACAACACTTATGGTTTTCAGAAGTCACACCCTCTTCCTTTTCAGCTAAGCATATGTTCTTTTTAACCATTGACTGTTTACAGTAAACCAGAACTTCTCTAATTTGATCTGATccatttaatttagtttaatacatgtttaatatttattaaaaatatccaaCCCTCTAAAAAGTGTTTACGATGGAAACAGcttcacaaacacaacacatttttaaaatatgtttttatggtTAATTAGCAAAATAAGTTAACAACAGTACCACTGATATAAATATTGTCTTGCCTCCAAAACCAATTTGCTTTCTTTATTTCTATATTATGGTGTTGCCTCAATCACCACCAAGGTACATCATCCACACAACCCACACAAAAAGTACCCCCTGTCAGCCCCAACTACACAACCTCTACCAGCCCCCCAGACTTTAAGAGGTCACTCATCCAAGTTTGAGTCATGCCCAGGGTGATATTagtggaactgcattttctTATGTGTAGGCACTTGAATATACAGATTATACCAGTAGGAGTTGGTTGAGTAGCCTCTGTAAGGAGCAGTGGGTCAGCCACAAAAATGTGGTCTCAGACTTGTTTATGATCCACACAGATCATTTTGTTACATGATGAATTTTAACtactaaataaaaatgacagaaaaacaaGGCAAAATTACAGAAAGGAAATAAAGATATAGTGCCCAGCAAGCTTGGCTGGGCTAAACACACATTTGAAATATAGGAAATGTCTCAAGGTTTGTGGTTTTGCTGATCCTCCTGCTACACTAAGCATCCATTACAAAATGCCCGAGACTTTTTTTGTTACATGCATTGCATCAAGACTTGACAACTCCTTTTTTTTACTTgatttgaaagaaaataaaaacttaatTACAGAGCCCTACACTTTTCTGATATAAACAAGTCCTTTTTTGATACATAATGTAAGACTACATTTGAAGTCCAGTGTTAAGAGAATAAGTGCTATGCAACAGTTGAACCCTGTTAGTGACAAATATAATACACCTTGCTTAGCTTATAAAAgtcttaaaatatttacatttttttacatacaTTGACAAACATTATGAAAGCatccttttttaaaacattacttAAACCAAAAAAATGATCTCAGTTCTAAAGAGAGAATATGGGATGTGGTAAAATAATTCTGACTGAAGAGTATGTAATGATGTTTTCTTTGCTACAACTGATTATATACATCGTCTTAACTGGTAGTCTGATTTCCTGTTGAGAAATAACATGAATAAACCAATACATCTATAATTTGACCAGACATAAGCATGACCTACTAGATTTTTCATAGCAATCTTGTAAGTCCATCACAGGATAAAACCTCATCCTTCATCATTAGGTACTCCTTTCAGAGAAATGGGGTAATAGGATTGGGATGTCCTTGGCTCTCTTTTCTGAATATCGATTGAGCCTTTCCTTTGCAGATTCCTGGTGCTGAAGTAGAAGACCAGTGGGTCCAGGCAGCTGTTTGTACTCGCCAGACACAAGGTGATGGATTGGACGGTCAAGTAATCATACTGCAGGTATTTAAGCTTGTACAAGGCATAGAGGATAGTGACAACATGGAAGGGGAAGAAGCAGATGGCATAAATCAGCAGGTTGGACAGAAGGAGCCATACCATCTTCACAATTCTCTGAGAGGAAGTGCAGGTCTCTGTAGAGGTCTCTGCCATGCCCCGCAGCTGCCGGACAACCATCACAGTGCAGCCCACGATGATGCAAAAAGGAATGAAAACCCCTACAATAGTGGCGGTACAAAGAATGTAGAAGATAACCGGCCAGTTTTTTTCATTGTAGTTCTCAAAGCAGCGGTACACATTGCAGCTGTTGTCAAAGTTGCTCCTGTGATTTAGGGCCACAGGTACAGCCATTGCACCAGTGACCAGCCACACAGTCAGGCAGGAGACCCAGGCCACGGTCTGGGTGCGTATGTGCCGGGAGCGCAGCGGGTATGCCACAGCTAACATGCGGTCAACGCTGACCAACATAATGAAGAAGGAGCTGGAGTAGATGTTGACTGTAAATAATGTTCCCGGAATCATGCAGGCCACATCTCCAAGTGTCCAGCAACCCATGTAGAAGTACATGATGCGGAAGGGCAAGGTGAGTATGAAGAGCAGGTCGGACAGTGCCAGGTTGGTCATGTAAATGACAGGAACAGATTTCCTCAGGCCTATTCTGCGTACAAACATCCAGAGAGCAGTCAAATTGAGAGGAAGCCCCAGGGCCAGCACCAGGCTGTAGGTAATTTTGAAGAGAGGATACCTCACATTTGTCATGTTGCAGTCGCTGGAATTGTTGTGCATGCTGAGAAAATGTAATATAGTCCTTTAAAACGGAGGAACTACAGACACCTGAAGTGCTGCTGGTACAAAAGAGACCTAACTTTGCAGCTGCCGTTGACTGCAAGCATAGAACGTACACACAGGAAACTGTGGGTGGTTTTACAGTATCACGTGCATTTTCTGCATAACAGAAAAATAGGCTAGGGCAGGTCAGTTCCAGATGCAAACAAAGTCAGTCAGGGTCTGAAGGGACTAATGCCACCAAAAGCTAAAAGATTCAAAATAAATGCTACAAAACAAGTGTCCTTTATTATGTCCTTAGAAGGCTACAGGAACAAAGAAACACATCAACAGGCAGAATTTGTGCCAGCACAACACCTCTTGCTGATGGTGAACCCCAAAAAAACATCTTGCACACATCTCACACcaaccccaaaacacacacacacacacacacacacacacacacacacacaaagcatgcTAAGAGCTCCCTCATAAGTCACAGGTGGTCCATGGCACGCAGCCATTGTgaagaaatatttataaaaagatATAATTCTGTACGTTTCTCTGCAGTtcaccatttcacatcaaattctgattattttttttacatcccAGCAACTGCCTTAAGCAAATTATATTATACATTGTTTAACCAATTGTTTATAATTTGAATTCACGGttgattttaaggtggaaatgtgccACTAGCCAAACTATTAAAACCTGGTAAGCTTTAAACTACAATGTCCTGGCGCCATCTTGTGGGAAATGTAAATAagtgtaactctctctctctctctctctctctctctctctctctctctctctctctctctctctctcacacacacacacacacacacactctcactctctctctctctctcacactctcactctctctctctctcacacacacacacacactctcactctctctctctctcacacactctctctctctctctctctcacacacactctctctctctctctctcacactctctctctctctctctctctctctcacacacacacacacactctcactctctctctctctctctcacacactctctctctctctctctctcacactctcactctctctctctctcacacacacacacacagatgtctgTTCTGTTAAAACACACATTCCCTTCCTATAAATATAAGACAGTAAGACAGTTGTGTTGTGCAAGTAACAGTGTATTTAAAATTATGTTGGACGTCCAATATTGCAGCATATTAAATTGATATTTCATTACTGAAATGTACAGCACAGAACCTTACTTTTACTCtgacaaaatatgaaaaatttctcaaattatgaaaaatatcCAACAATTGGGACAAGTTAGAACCATGATGTATTTCTGTATATCCTTTTACAAGCAGAACACTATGGTACTGAAAGGGTGTGTAAGTGCCTTCACTTAATTTACACCCTGCCACCACACTTCCTTAAAACTCTTACTGCTTTTTTGCGTGTGGCAATCTTTGACCTAGATGATGAAATAAATCTTCCTCATATTTTAAGCGAAATCCTTTTTATAACCGTTCTTTATGTTGCTCAATTTCCAGTGAGACACACTATCACTATTCAAACTATGAGAAGCAGGAAATGCAGCCATCATCCAAGACTTAACTTTAAGAGTGTGGAAGATATGGTCATTTCAGCTAATAAACAGCAATAGtttgttaaaatatatgtgtACTCTGTAAACGATGCGGTTTATATTTCAATCCTGAAACTGGAAAGTTTTGGGCTAAAATCTATGGAGAATCACACTCACAGTTCAGTGTCAAAAAGTGGTTAATTCCAACTGGACCAGAAACATTCCTCGAGTGCTGATACAGGGTATAACAGCATCAGTATTTTTGCTAGTAATGTATCACTATTTGGTGTTTTAAAGGAGAGCTCTTTAGCATCAGAAGCTACACTGGGCTTCAGTCAGGTTTAAATCATTGCACAGGTAAATATCACCGATACAAAGCAGCTAGCCTGTGGTAATGTAAACCTACAAAATGTAACAAGCAAGTGTGCAAGATAATGTTTTTGTGTTGCTTAACAACAATCAGAACCAGTCTATTTATATATCTGCTTATATTCATTATAAAACCCTTCCCTCATGTGGTATTATTAAAAACGaagtcatgtaaaatgtcagAGATATAAAGTAAGCTTGTGCTTAAAATACAATGCTTAAAACATCTTGAATCAATTTTTATACGAATGCAATGTTGGGGAATCACACAGAAATCCTGCAACTTTAAACACCCATTGTCATATTAACTTCCCTGGTTTGATTAATGTAAGCATGTTTTTCAGAACATTTTAATTGGTTTCTTATAGCTAACTTCATGATTCAGTTTATGGTGAGAGCATTGCTACATGATATGAGTTGGCACTAATGCAAGCTGGTGTCTGTTATTCAGCCACAGATGTTTTTGGTGATAGCTGTCTAGCTTCCTTATCATTAGAAGTCTTGACTATCCTGCACATAGCTTATGTTCAGCAGATTAGCTACATGAATCGTTTTTATCTCAAGCTAATGTATTTTtggcccccctccagggtgtgttcccatctggcttacagtgactctgggtaggctccagacccaccgtgaccctgaacgggataagcagttacagacgatGTCTCAGTGAATTGGCTTATGTTAGCTGCCTAGCTGCAAGTGATGGTATaaggtttgtttttaattaattaacatatGGAACATGTGTAGAAATATTTGGATTATTTGAATTGCATACACAGTAAGGAGTTTAGAGTGTTCTCTAATGGAAGCaaatcagactttgaaatattaccacctttaaatttgtagcatctgaattttttttgcgccgaaattatgcatctgaatataattgctcttgaatagaaattgtgaattttcaagaacacatttcattgttattattcaaggttaataaattcagataaaaaaaattcaagctcaaagaatttcaaacaatatatttcgaagttgctcaaattcggtagacgacattcagacaccaaaatacgagttacaaaaaattcaccAATGAGGTCACATCCGggtcaccaaggatgagcaatcgattcacttggattttctcttcaccttaaatggtgcagtagttacattctgtcgccgctagatggcgaaatacaaacgcaacttccacaccgtggaaaaactacacgtttaacTTCTTCctcggatattatctctttattttcaaagtgtctcaaaaatctgaaagactcactaaagacacaatataacagactattgatatcctgaagatgaagaaattttactgtggataataacagtgaaaacgtgtttttgaaaattcacgagttctatttaagagcagttatattcagatgcataatttcagtgtaaaaaaaaaaatgtaatatgctACAAATTCAACGGTGGTCATATTTccaagtctgatgagacagatctGCTTCCATAGTTCTCCCCATGACCCCGTTTCATcagggtgctcaggtttcctcccacagcccaaaacacacattggtaggtggattggcgactcagaagtgtccataggtgtaagtgggAGTGTGCGGCGCCATGTAAAGAACTGGCacccgctccagggtgtgtcttcaccctgcacccagtgattccgggtaggcttcggacacaccgtgacccagaactggataagtggttacagccaatgaaagaatgaatgaataatcgcATACATGCCTACACAGTTAGTATGTTATCATTAGAATGTTATTAACTTTTAATGTCAGCGTTATGACAAAATACTGAAGATCTATTAACAAGTTGTTTGTaatcactttttatttttaatatctagtcgggaatgtgtgtgtgtctgcgtcaGACATGTCCTCTGTATTCACAAAGACCCTTTCATTGTACCAGTTGTGAAAAACATGTGGCAGGATGTGGTCTTATAGACAAGCAAAGATGAGGCCAGTTAATGTGTCCTATCAGGGGAGTTTTTAAGGATGATGGTATGGCCTGATGGTGTCTGAAAACAGTACGCATGTGTGGGGTATAACAATAGATCTATGAAGACATACCCTCAGGCTTCAATTCACCATGACCATCTAAGCGTGCCCTGTGTAAAACATTTAAGTAACGGCAATTTTTAAAAACGGAAGACCTTTAGCATGAAATAACCAATAGGTGACCTATACACGTTTAATAAGGTACTGTTACATTATACGTGCTGAGAAGGTAAGATCTATGTAATTCACCTTATTTGAACTTATTTTATCTCATAGCTCATAACTATCACTAAAAATGCCCTGCCCCTCTTCGTTCACGTTCACGTCTGAAAAACTATCCAActgcaaaaatgtgttttttaatataatttcaaaGAAATTTTAGAGCAGTAAAggattttaaagtaaattataaGGAAATAAATGCAAACAAACTAACTGTGTTTACAGGTGTTTTCTGCAGTTTCTTCTATAGCATATACAATGGTGAGGGTAAAAACATGATGAGGTGATCTCGtctcattttaaaatgcttaccacattttacatgacaagtttactatttttttgtttgttgaaaAACCTAGCTTTGACATATTTTGGATGATTTGCTAATCTggaaagaacatttttaattttagagATTTTATATGGTTCTTCTTCTTCAGCTTGTTTATAACCTGTATACAGCATTTTCAATTCAGAGTTTTCAAAGAGAAGCTTTGGTGAGGACAGGGGGTTTGAATATAACAAGTCATTGTAGAGTCTGTCATTAAAAAATATcaaggtgaaaaaaaaataatggtaGAAAAATCAGAGATGTAAAGGAAACGCATGCTTACATCAACAAGTAAAGCTCTTGAACATTTTACTTGAACGCACAGGAAATGCtgctttgttttaaaacaagtgatatatatttttttgtcgCCCCCTAGTGGACATTCTGTCATCTGAATGGGAAACTCAATGTACATATATATGTTAATAGGTTTTTAgctattaaaatatgtaaaccCCATGACTGTTATCAGATTAACTCGGACACTGTTTGATTTTCATCTATGAAATCTTATGTGTGATGGAATTGGCGAAGGGGTTGAGAACCTtctgctgtgaaaaaaaaattctcttcACAAACATTAGCATGCTAAgttcagtggttctcaaaccacTGCTTGCCATTAAGGCCATTTCAGCCAGAAGTCAATTCTAACATTCAGTTTGCCACAGCCAGCACAGCCATGTCTTTATCATTAGGGTACAGAACTGATCTTATTAATTTTGCAGTTCGGAGAGTAGGCCAGCAGTGACGCATCTCCATGCTTGTAATGTAAGCTCCTGTGTCTGTACTCATCCAGAGTAGTTGTTTATGATTTGCCTGCCTTCTAGGAATCATTACAGTGGTGAAACTTATCATTTTAACAAGGACACAAAGCTTTACTTCTACAGATGTTGATAGTGATGCTTGTGCTACGCTAATGTCATGACCTTTGTTAGTCTCACATTTCGTCTTTGTCTTTCTGAACTCTATCTGCACTGCATGCATGCGCTGCAGCACATTCACCTTACCACAGTTTACACTGGTCTTTCTGTTCCTGTTCTCCTAAATAAGGTATACTAGCATTGTACTACTTTGTTTTGCCCTGTGCGTTTAGCTGTGTActgtactgattttttttcttgcagtagaaattataattgttattaatgCAGGCAAAAAGAAAGTGTCCACTCTAAATCCCACAGACTGAGATTCATGGCttgattcatttttacattgttACTGGGATTCCCCTTAAGTTTTGTGTTGGTTGGACAAGCGTTATATTAGTCATCATTCAACTGAGTTATTGCTTTAGATCTAGCTGTTGTTTTGCAATTTTCATTTGCCACAAATCACCACTAGTCACCATGTGACTGTTTAGAAGAcgtttgtaaatgtttgttgTCTTTATTGCATCATTTATCTGAACAGTTATACTTACTAGGCTACTTATTTTTACTATTCTATGTTCTAAACCTGAAATAGACACTGCACTGCTGGTGTAATTGTATTCAGTGAAGGAATTTGGCATTTGTGCATAAATGATTTGGCACAGAGAACAAAAGCAAATgttataaaactgaaaaattaaAAGAGCAGAATTCCCAGGATTCTGAAGACATTAATTAAGAAAAGTTAAGATATTGATGATATGTCTTACTTTAATCTTAATGCTAAACTAAATCAAAtctaatttataaatataaaatatatataaatacaaatcaAAAGAACAGCATatgtaaacagaaaaaaaatcctatGAAATctatcaatatcacaattatttaaatcaaatttattaaatgtttctttttctatattatattatattatattacattatattatattatattatatttggaATCAATGATGCACAGATCTGGGGCCATGGCATCCTGGGTTTGAGCCTTGCTCTGTAGTCAGTGTCTGTGGATTCATTGTGTTATCAATCCCAGGTCCGAGTAAAAGTAAAGGGTTGTGTCAAGAAGGGCACccagaataaaaaaacaattttaaacagTTAATTGGCGAAGTTGTTGTGTACCGTGGCGAACCCTTACGGGAGCAAacccacaaacaaaaacaacagcagggTGTAATGGTGACTCTCCATTCAAAATATGTCATCAGAGGCATACAGTTACTCTATTTCAGCACAatgcaattttatttaataacccTACACCATGTggcaaaaatgaataaaaaaaataaatacaagaaaaaaggtaaatataacaCTGAAAAAATACATAACTTATAGAATGCCTTTAGTTTAAACTGTAACAGGAGACTCATGAATCTTGTGtgacacatttcacacacattaaGTTTGAACATCCAGAAATACTACCTGAGACAGAGTGAAACAGCAGGCATGCTGCTTCTGCCCACTCCGTCACCTACCTAATGGAAACTGATAAAGGTgctttcacagcactgtccacACTTCAACTGGGAAGTATCTTATCTGTTGAACATATAAACAGAATATTCATAATATATTCACTCCTTATCAAAGGTCTGGGGACATTGTtctttttaaagatgttttgAACAAGGTAGCACATTTTTTTTGATGCAGAATATTTTGATAAACACAGTGGCATATCAGTATTATATATATCTGCTGAGATACTAGCATTGATGGGCAGTGGTAAATCAACCTcatcattttaatgtaaaacttTAAAGTACAAGTAACAAGAAACTGAGATTTGCAAAATATGTCCAATACGTTTTTTAatactatatttatataaatacaattatttcTACTTTACCGAAACATAGCAGTGAGTAAGTTCAAAGTTTTTAAGAGGGCACCAGACAAGCAGAGGTGCATAAAACACTGTgcagaaatatataatataatgtttatCCTTCATGCACTGAGGGCGAATAACATGCCATGTGAGATACTACACAGAAACCTATTTGCATTACCTGACATCTACATCTACATTATATGGAGTCCATACAAAAAGGAAACGTTTGATGGGCAATGCAGATATGAAGGCAAAGGTACTATAAATAAGATACCTTGACCAGCATTTTCAGCTTTAGCCCATTCATCTCTGAAGTTTCTCTACAGCTCGGCACGCTCCCTTCGCGTGAGAACCTGCTGCGAGACTCCTGTGGTTACTCATACAACAACCAAAACGAGGCACTTGATTACACTTCTGAGGCACTGCTGCTTCTTATTCTGCTGAGTGACTGCCTAATCACTTTTTTACTGGCGCGTACTTCTTTGGCTATGAAGTAATAGCAAATGGCGTCTAGGCAGCAGGTAACATTAGACAGGCATATAGTCAGCTGTAAAAATAGGGCAATATTCTGCTGGTTCTTGCAACCCGAGATTCTGCCGCTGCGCACAAAGTACTGTAAGAAGATGGCTGCATGACTGGGAGTGAAGGGCACCAGGAAGGCAACAATACTGCTGTAGATGATACGTATCCCTGATTGTTTCTCAGCTCTGCTGGTACTGGATTTTTTCAAGGCATGGATGCTCAGTGCGGAACAAGTCACCAACACAAGCGTGGGAAGCAAGAACCCGAACACCTCCAAGCAAGCAATAAGCGCTATATGCCAGCCTTTGTCAGAAAAGCCATGAAAACAGTGAAACTCCTTATCTGCTTTTTCGTGGAAGGTGTAAACAGGTATGGTCGCTAACACAACGATTAGCCAGATGGATAAACACACATTCCGGGCAATCTTCTTGGATCGTAGACACCTGGAGCGGAACGGGTGACATATAGCGATGTAACGAtcaatggagatgcatgttatTGTGTAGATACTCCCATACATGCCCATGAAGTACAGACTTTCCAAGAAGGAGCAGAACGTTGCCATCCCAGGTGTCCACGAGTTGTCTCTGGCATGCATTTTGAATGGGAGTTGGAGCAACAAAAGCAGGTCCATCAGAGCTAGGTTGGTCATATAGATGGATGACTCTGTCCATTTCTTTA
This window of the Hoplias malabaricus isolate fHopMal1 chromosome Y, fHopMal1.hap1, whole genome shotgun sequence genome carries:
- the LOC136679522 gene encoding lysophosphatidic acid receptor 6-like, with protein sequence MHNNSSDCNMTNVRYPLFKITYSLVLALGLPLNLTALWMFVRRIGLRKSVPVIYMTNLALSDLLFILTLPFRIMYFYMGCWTLGDVACMIPGTLFTVNIYSSSFFIMLVSVDRMLAVAYPLRSRHIRTQTVAWVSCLTVWLVTGAMAVPVALNHRSNFDNSCNVYRCFENYNEKNWPVIFYILCTATIVGVFIPFCIIVGCTVMVVRQLRGMAETSTETCTSSQRIVKMVWLLLSNLLIYAICFFPFHVVTILYALYKLKYLQYDYLTVQSITLCLASTNSCLDPLVFYFSTRNLQRKGSIDIQKREPRTSQSYYPISLKGVPNDEG
- the LOC136679512 gene encoding G-protein coupled receptor 55-like, whose amino-acid sequence is MNNSCKFQEVNYTMRSLEMVIYVPVFVFGLILNVMALVVFCTLLKKWTESSIYMTNLALMDLLLLLQLPFKMHARDNSWTPGMATFCSFLESLYFMGMYGSIYTITCISIDRYIAICHPFRSRCLRSKKIARNVCLSIWLIVVLATIPVYTFHEKADKEFHCFHGFSDKGWHIALIACLEVFGFLLPTLVLVTCSALSIHALKKSSTSRAEKQSGIRIIYSSIVAFLVPFTPSHAAIFLQYFVRSGRISGCKNQQNIALFLQLTICLSNVTCCLDAICYYFIAKEVRASKKVIRQSLSRIRSSSASEV